The genomic DNA caccatatcagcaactttgttcatttcctgatatatcaaataattgttttctttgtctggcagagTTTGGAAAAAagtcaccaaaaaagctccgggactcccgaagaagctgcaatttagacacctgaaagtaagtactatagtagcatgttccgcgcatctcctagtgattcaacgctagtttcatcaataccatttgggattcttgcttatcagtttgattgacctctatttcttgtaaagtggttgtggcaggaacaagggaatgatttctgtggatactacgtttgcgagtccatccgccacacgacctgtgaggggggctactctgacgaacaatatgaagtgcgtaaataacaacattcacaattttattttattaccatcatttgtgttgagtttcattcattcatatatatgtattgacccccttcttcaaattagatgtttcggaagcgggatgaactcctagcaccagctcgcatgcgagcaattcaagaggaattggcggcattctttttgaccacgtgatcgctgaagacggagaatattATGTGGGCTATGCAtccgtatgttaggagattatatttgtaagagataattattgtatatatgtagctggtagtgtcggatagatatacgagaacttgttgttcgaccaatctctcggagaaggagaggtggtcgatatcacttctctctgtatgcatatatgttcatgacgatcttctgtttccttcgtttgcttactagctagctagcatgtctagtcctctctatacgtatgtatagtacgtagcgtcgaccaagcacggacataagagaggacacgtctctctattaattatagctagctaacacgaTATAtagaccctttagtcccggttcagaaaccgggacaaaaggcccttacgaaccgggacaataggccctttttctactagtgtatacACATAGTTGTGGCCAGCGACTTCTTCTATTCGCCATTGGTACTTCTCCAAAATAGCAGTGGCGGGGCCCTGTCCACGCCCGCCCGGAAATTGAGCCCATCTATAAGCCTTTCCCCAGTAGTGCATcttcctctctctcccctcagcaGGCCCCTGTTGGTTCCTCTGTGACGGTGGCCCGACACATGGATCTCTCACCACGTCGGTTCCCGGGCTGGTGGGCCGGGCTGAGGTCCCCTAGGTTGGTTCCAACTTGGGCCACTTTGGACGACCCATGGCAGGTTATTCGAAGACTATGGAAGACTTGGCATACAAGCCAAGGAAGTCGGAGCCGAGGCAGACTTTACCTCCATGGACAACCGACTTGGATCTGTAACCCTAGACCCCCCGGAATATTATATAAGCTGAGGGCTGGGCTCATCGTAGAACATCTTACACACTTTGTATTCACATGCACTTTGTACTCACCTCGACATAATACATGAGAGCAAGAGTAGGGTATTATCTCTACCGTGACATACCTAACCTGGGTAAAATCTTGCTCCTATTACCATTGTGCCAAGTCGCCTAGTTAGAACACCCGACCGAGAGATCTGCTAGATTTATCTCTGATACTTTGCAATTTATCTCTCCTCCTCTGTCTCGTGGGTCTCCAAATCTTCACCGTAGTTGGAGCCGTGTCAAGCAAGTCGCAGGCCGCCCGAGTGTCCAAAGCGTGTCCCATCAGACCAGAGCATGCCGTCTCCATCCAGCTTCTCCCCGTGGTGGCCACATGAGGCGGTCATGACTTACATTTGTTTTCTATTTAATATACGAGCTCAAACACTTGGAACGGTCCGGCCCAAACTTTTTTAACCTGAAAATTTCCTACAGGTTCTTAGGTCCAACACTTGGAACGGTCCGGACCACTTGAATCTTgaatgcaaaaaaaaaaaaaatctaAGAAGTACCGTGTGCCAAAGCTGCGAATTACATACAGCTTTTCATGATCTGGCCAGAAATGCTAGAGAGCTTAATTCATTTTCTGAGATTATAAGTAGAGTATGTACCTACTTACGTGTGGCACGTAAATCTCTAATGGTAGAATGCTCTGTCCAGATTACCATCTTTGATCGTTATCGAGTCGTTATACTGAACTTCAATGCTAATAGATAAGTGATGCTCCAGCGTACCAAGCATGCATAACGTTTGGTATAGATGGGTCTTCAGCGGACCACCGACCGGTGATCTATCGCGGTAATGATTGCAATTCGGTGGTCAGATGGCACACACCTGCTGCTCGAGCGTCCCCGACCGATACACTTGGAATGTCATATAAGCCAGAGGCTGGGCTCATGATAGAACATCTTACACACTCTATTGGTATTCACATGTATTTTGTACACACCTCAACATAATACACGAGAGCAGGAATAGGGTATTATCTCTACTGTTACAAATTAGTCTTATATTAGGGTATTATCTTGTATTATTGTGCACATGGTTCACACAGTTGGACCTTCCTTCCAGCAAAAATAAACACTTCTAGCTTCTGTTTGGGCTGAGCATCCCATACCACTCTGCTTTGCCATCATGTTTACGCTATCTTTGGTTGTGCCATGTGATGTCCTCTCATTTCAACTTCTTCTATTAATGAAACATACGCAAGCTTTGTGTATTCGCGAAAAAAAAACGTCTGCAAACACATCCCTGACATCGCTAATTTTTGGTCTGTTGCAATCATACTAGATCATGCATCACACAACAGCTACATAGATAAACCTAGACTACCCGTCATCGCGGATGTAGACAACGTCCGTCTCCTGGGGGATAGCAGCCTCCGGCTCCGGCTCTAATAATGGATATGCGAAAATGACATGGCTTTCGATATAAGAGATATACCATAATGCATGGTATTTCCACACTGCGGCGTTCTTATGTCAACGAGGTGCACAGATTGTTAACAGGATGTAGCATACATTTGCTTTCTATCTTGATTGGTGTACAGTCACCACCACTCGACAATTGTACAAACGAGACAGCGTGCAAAGTTATATTTCATAATACATGTCGATCGCAGACGAGACACGGGCAAAACGGAAATGGAAATATACAGCAAAACACCGATCGAGCGGGAGTGCACCCATGGACAGACGCAGGAAGGAGGTTGGAGCGACAGCAGGAGTGCTGTTCCGATCACTGTCCCTGACGGCACTGGTACCTTCTGAGGCATGCCCGGCCGGTGTACGGCCGTCCTCGCGCCGGGCACGTCCTGGTGCAGGCTGCCTTGTTGGGGTTCAGGGAACTCGCGGTGATGCTTGTGCTGGCAAGGACGCGGCGGTGCCCCTCCAGGTCCACCGCCGTCGAACCCAAGAGCTCCGGCGCCACGCCGTCCTCAAGCTTCATCCACGTCGCCGACGACGTTGGCAtcactgccgccgccgcgtcgaTGCGGGCGAGCGCCGTAGCTCTCGTGTCCGGGCCGGCGAGCAGGAGCGCGAGGATTACAAGCGAGATGCACGCCTTTGTGTCCATGCTAGATTAGCTAATCGATCCGCTGGAGAGTGTTAGCTGGTCGGAGCACTTACTGACTTATAGATCGACGTTCGGTATTTTGTTGAATAGTCGACGTTCGGTATTGGGCAGCTCTCATGGCCCTGTCTACTTGCCTCTGCTTAATTGAATTGAATGCAGCAGCATTTCTAGGTGAACCACAGCGACTGCCGTAGCCATTTTAATTAAAGGAAAAAAAATTACGCGAATAAATCAAATGACAACCAAAAAGTCAAACACATCGTGCATTTCTGTCCATTTACAACAATCAAAAAGTCAAATACTAATACCAGAGTAAGTCAAATGCAGTGTTGTTGTGACAAATAGAGGTGCAAATAGCTTTCACTTCTGTTTAATTACAAACCGGATGCAAGACAACCTTGACTTTCGAACATCACTAATCAGACACTTCACAATTGTACAACGAGACTGCACGCAAAGTTTACAAATACATAACTGTATTGAAGTGCACgcagaatggaaatggaaataaAATAACATGGACCGATCACCGATGGAATGCGAGTGCACAACTACTCATGCATgaccccgcaaaaaaaaactaTTCATACATGAGCAATGCTAGACTTATGTACGTTTTACTACAAACTTTTACGTAAATCAACATGGAGGATTGTGATAGGGGTTACGTTAGACCTACGTAAATTTGATATTTTCTTTGAGGGATAGTAAATTTTATGTTTTTTTAGGGATCGTATATCTTATGTAGGCGTAGGATTTTCTCACAAAGGACCCATATGGCTGACCCCGAGCGCTCTATTGGGCTGACCCATGAGCAGGGCTGGAGACCCTCTGATTTTTTATTTCGTTTTTCAGTGATCTGCTTTTTGTTTTTACTTTTTTTTCTTATTGAAAATAATTCAAGATTTTAAAAAGTTCCAAATTCTTTTAAAAACGTGAATTTCGAAAAAgtgttccaaaaatcataaactGTCCGTGGAGTAAAACAACTattcatgatttcaaaaaaaaGTTCGCATACTGGAAAAATGTTCTTGAATTGgaacaaaatgttcatgaattaaaAAGTTATTCAGGAATTTTTCAAAATCTTCAcagaaataaaaaaaatgatcATGAATTACAAAAGAAGTTCAccgtttcaaaaaatgtttgctGATTCAAACAAAGTTCATGAATTCGAAAAATGGTTATGCATTTCAAA from Triticum urartu cultivar G1812 unplaced genomic scaffold, Tu2.1 TuUngrouped_contig_7381, whole genome shotgun sequence includes the following:
- the LOC125531527 gene encoding uncharacterized protein LOC125531527 — protein: MDRNVCISLVMLALVLAGPDTGAAAAAVYNVDQAVMPTPSSLRRLEDGVPPELAVVTTLDVHNRVYGASGVANGALDAVKPRCVRNCPAPSGAPYTGRGCNKYYDCRSSMDTKACISLVILALLLAGPDTRATALARIDAAAAVMPTSSATWMKLEDGVAPELLGSTAVDLEGHRRVLASTSITASSLNPNKAACTRTCPARGRPYTGRACLRRYQCRQGQ